A single window of Vicinamibacteria bacterium DNA harbors:
- the rpmH gene encoding 50S ribosomal protein L34, with translation MKRTFQPNRRRRKKTHGFRVRMRTNGGRSVLSRRRRKGRRRLAV, from the coding sequence ATGAAGAGAACGTTTCAGCCAAATCGACGGCGCAGAAAGAAGACGCACGGTTTCCGCGTACGAATGCGTACGAATGGTGGGCGGTCGGTCCTTTCGCGACGTCGGCGCAAGGGGCGCCGCCGCCTTGCCGTGTGA